The Setaria italica strain Yugu1 chromosome IX, Setaria_italica_v2.0, whole genome shotgun sequence genome has a window encoding:
- the LOC101764305 gene encoding elongator complex protein 4 — protein MAAARGQTLGRSSFSRATSNPAASSSGAAGIKLGPNGAAFVSSGIPDLDRILGGGFLLGSVVMIMEDADAPHHLLLLRCFMAQGVIHKQPLLFAGPMKEPRLFLGTLPAPVSSSKEDGRHRVMGVGASSDGRGSDEGLRIAWQYKKYFGDEKTSGAEHKDNKQEFSNDFDLRKPLERHLLNGQNIECVSTQDADNLRDLQDRCSTFLSKLPGKDGGSLTAGRIAIQSLCAPQCGYFEKDWEMISFIRSLKAMVRSSNSVAVVTFPSTVLSNSFCRRWQHLADTLLSIKAIPDEDKDLAKLLTGYQDMVGFLHVHKVAQTNSQVPVILEASTLSLKLHKRRSLILERLNQAPVDGSSGPSSAVSGSCSSSQGSQLDF, from the exons ATGGCTGCCGCCCGTGGCCAAACCCTCGGCCGGAGTAGCTTCTCCCGCGCCACATCCAACccggcggcctcctcgtcgGGCGCTGCGGGCATAAAGCTTGGCCCGAACGGCGCTGCCTTCGTCTCCTCGGGCATCCCCGACCTCGACA GGATTTTGGGTGGTGGGTTCCTTCTTGGCTCAGTTGTAATGATCATGGAAGATGCTGATGCACCACACCACCTTCTGCTTCTTCGATGCTTCATGGCACAGGGTGTTATACACAAGCAGCCCCTGCTGTTTGCAGGACCTATGAAGGAACCACGGTTATTCCTTGGTACACTGCCTGCTCCTGTTTCATCTTCAAAGGAGGATGGAAGGCACAGAGTGATGGGGGTCGGAGCAAGTAGTGATGGACGAGGAAGT GATGAGGGTTTGAGGATAGCTTGGCAGTACAAGAAATACTTTGGGGATGAGAAGACCTCTGGTGCTGAACATAAAG ATAATAAGCAGGAATTCAGCAATGATTTTGATTTGAGGAAGCCCTTGGAAAGGCATCTACTTAATGGACAGAATATTGAGTGTGTAAGCACTCAAGATGCAGATAATCTCAGAGACCTCCAGGATCGTTGTTCCACTTTCTTATCCAAGCTTCCTGG AAAAGATGGTGGAAGTTTAACTGCTGGGAGAATTGCTATACAATCACTCTGTGCACCCCAGTGTGGATACTTTGAGAAG GACTGGGAAATGATCTCATTTATCAGGTCACTGAAGGCCATGGTGCGCTCATCTAATTCTGTTGCTGTTGTAACATTTCCAAGTACAGTTCTGTCAAATTCGTTCTGCAGGAGATGGCAACATCTGGCAGATACACTGTTGTCTATTAAAGCAATTCCAG ATGAGGACAAAGACTTGGCAAAACTCCTCACAGGGTATCAAGATATGGTTGGTTTTTTACACGTCCATAAGGTGGCACAGACTAATAGTCAG GTGCCTGTGATCTTAGAGGCATCCACACTTTCTCTGAAGCTGCATAAGAGGAGGTCGCTGATCCTAGAACGGTTGAACCAGGCACCAGTTGATGGGTCAAGCGGGCCTTCATCTGCTGTATCAGGCAGTTGCTCATCGTCGCAAGGCTCACAGCTTGATTTCTAG